The following proteins are co-located in the Theropithecus gelada isolate Dixy chromosome 19, Tgel_1.0, whole genome shotgun sequence genome:
- the GTPBP3 gene encoding tRNA modification GTPase GTPBP3, mitochondrial isoform X3 — protein sequence MWRGLWTLAAQAARGPRRLCTRRSSGAAAPGSGATIFALSSGQGRCGIAVIRTSGPSSGHALRILTAAGDLPPARHASLRLLSDPRSGEPLDRALVLWFPGPRSFTGEDCVEFHVHGGPAVVSGVLQALGSVPGLRPAEAGEFTRRAFANGKLNLTEVEGLADLIHAETEAQRRQALRQLDGELGHLCRGWAETLTKALAHVEAYIDFGEDDNLEEGVLEQADIEVRALEVALGAHLRDARRGQRLRSGAHVVVTGPPNAGKSSLVNLLSRKPVSIVSPEPGTTRDVLETPVDLAGFPVLLSDTAGLREGVGPVEQEGVRRARESCNFLATVVASVGARSPSDSSQRLLLVLNKSDLLSPEGPGPRPDLPPHLLLSCLTGEGLDGLLEALRKELAAVCGDPSTGSPLLTRARHQHHLQGCLDALSHYKPSKDLALAAEALRVARGHLTRLTGGGGTEEILDIIFRDFCVGK from the exons ATGTGGCGGGGGCTTTGGACCCTGGCGGCCCAAGCGGCACGTGGGCCTCGCAG ACTGTGCACGCGCCGGAGCAGCGGCGCAGCAGCCCCCGGCTCCGGCGCCACCATCTTCGCGCTAAGCTCTGGCCAAGGCCGCTGCGGCATCGCGGTGATCCGGACCAGCGGCCCCTCCAGCGGCCACGCCCTCCGGATTCTCACGGCAGCCGGAGACCTGCCCCCTGCTCGCCACGCCAGCCTGCGCCTCCTCAGCGACCCCCGCTCCGGGGAGCCTCTGGACCGCGCACTGGTCCTCTGGTTCCCAG GTCCCCGGAGTTTCACCGGTGAGGACTGCGTGGAGTTCCACGTGCACGGAGGCCCGGCAGTGGTGAGCGGCGTCCTGCAGGCCTTGG GCAGCGTGCCAGGGCTTCGACCTGCGGAGGCAGGCGAGTTCACCAGGCGGGCGTTTGCCAATGGGAAGCTGAACCTGACCGAAGTGGAGGGGCTGGCGGACCTTATCCACGCAGAAACAGAGGCACAGCGGCGGCAGGCCCTCAGGCAGCTGGACGGGGAGCTGGGCCACCTCTGCCGTGGCTGGGCCGAGACCCTCACCAAA GCTTTGGCCCACGTGGAGGCCTATATCGATTTTGGCGAGGATGACAACCTGGAGGAGGGGGTCCTGGAGCAAG CGGACATCGAAGTACGGGCACTGGAGGTGGCCCTGGGTGCACATCTACGAGATGCCAGGCGCGGGCAGAGACTTCGCTCAGGGGCACACGTAGTGGTCACTGGACCCCCCAATGCCGGCAAGAGCAGCCTAGTGAACCTGCTCA GTCGGAAACCTGTGTCCATCGTGTCCCCCGAGCCAGGGACCACCCGTGACGTCCTGGAGACCCCCGTCGACCTGGCCGGATTTCCTGTGCTGCTGAGCGACACGGCTGGGTTGCGGGAGGGCGTGGGGCCGGTGGAGCAGGAGGGCGTTCGGCGCGCCCGGGAGAG TTGCAACTTCCTGGCCACCGTCGTAGCCTCTGTGGGAGCCCGGAGCCCCAGTGACAGCAGCCAGCGCCTCCTCCTGGTGCTGAACAAGTCGGACCTGCTGTCCCCGGAGGGCCCAGGTCCGCGTCCTGACCTGCCCCCGCACCTGTTGCTGTCCTGTCTGACGGGAGAGGGTCTGGACGGCCTCCTGGAGGCGCTGAGGAAGGAGCTAGCTGCAGT GTGTGGGGACCCGTCCACCGGCTCCCCGCTCCTGACCCGCGCAAGGCACCAGCACCACCTCCAGGGTTGCCTGGATGCCCTCAGTCACTACAAGCCGTCAAAAGACCTGGCCCTGGCGGCAGAGGCGCTGCGGGTGGCCCGGGGTCACCTGACCCGGCTCACAGGTGGAGGGGGTACCGAGGAGATCCTGGACATCATCTTCCGGGACTTCTGCGTGGGCAAGTGA
- the GTPBP3 gene encoding tRNA modification GTPase GTPBP3, mitochondrial isoform X2, with protein MWRGLWTLAAQAARGPRRLCTRRSSGAAAPGSGATIFALSSGQGRCGIAVIRTSGPSSGHALRILTAAGDLPPARHASLRLLSDPRSGEPLDRALVLWFPGPRSFTGEDCVEFHVHGGPAVVSGVLQALGSVPGLRPAEAGEFTRRAFANGKLNLTEVEGLADLIHAETEAQRRQALRQLDGELGHLCRGWAETLTKALAHVEAYIDFGEDDNLEEGVLEQADIEVRALEVALGAHLRDARRGQRLRSGAHVVVTGPPNAGKSSLVNLLSRKPVSIVSPEPGTTRDVLETPVDLAGFPVLLSDTAGLREGVGPVEQEGVRRARERLEQADLILAMLDASDLASPSSCNFLATVVASVGARSPSDSSQRLLLVLNKSDLLSPEGPGPRPDLPPHLLLSCLTGEGLDGLLEALRKELAAVCGDPSTGSPLLTRARHQHHLQGCLDALSHYKPSKDLALAAEALRVARGHLTRLTGGGGTEEILDIIFRDFCVGK; from the exons ATGTGGCGGGGGCTTTGGACCCTGGCGGCCCAAGCGGCACGTGGGCCTCGCAG ACTGTGCACGCGCCGGAGCAGCGGCGCAGCAGCCCCCGGCTCCGGCGCCACCATCTTCGCGCTAAGCTCTGGCCAAGGCCGCTGCGGCATCGCGGTGATCCGGACCAGCGGCCCCTCCAGCGGCCACGCCCTCCGGATTCTCACGGCAGCCGGAGACCTGCCCCCTGCTCGCCACGCCAGCCTGCGCCTCCTCAGCGACCCCCGCTCCGGGGAGCCTCTGGACCGCGCACTGGTCCTCTGGTTCCCAG GTCCCCGGAGTTTCACCGGTGAGGACTGCGTGGAGTTCCACGTGCACGGAGGCCCGGCAGTGGTGAGCGGCGTCCTGCAGGCCTTGG GCAGCGTGCCAGGGCTTCGACCTGCGGAGGCAGGCGAGTTCACCAGGCGGGCGTTTGCCAATGGGAAGCTGAACCTGACCGAAGTGGAGGGGCTGGCGGACCTTATCCACGCAGAAACAGAGGCACAGCGGCGGCAGGCCCTCAGGCAGCTGGACGGGGAGCTGGGCCACCTCTGCCGTGGCTGGGCCGAGACCCTCACCAAA GCTTTGGCCCACGTGGAGGCCTATATCGATTTTGGCGAGGATGACAACCTGGAGGAGGGGGTCCTGGAGCAAG CGGACATCGAAGTACGGGCACTGGAGGTGGCCCTGGGTGCACATCTACGAGATGCCAGGCGCGGGCAGAGACTTCGCTCAGGGGCACACGTAGTGGTCACTGGACCCCCCAATGCCGGCAAGAGCAGCCTAGTGAACCTGCTCA GTCGGAAACCTGTGTCCATCGTGTCCCCCGAGCCAGGGACCACCCGTGACGTCCTGGAGACCCCCGTCGACCTGGCCGGATTTCCTGTGCTGCTGAGCGACACGGCTGGGTTGCGGGAGGGCGTGGGGCCGGTGGAGCAGGAGGGCGTTCGGCGCGCCCGGGAGAG gctggagcaggcGGACCTCATTCTGGCCATGCTGGACGCCTCTGACCTGGCCTCTCCCTCCAGTTGCAACTTCCTGGCCACCGTCGTAGCCTCTGTGGGAGCCCGGAGCCCCAGTGACAGCAGCCAGCGCCTCCTCCTGGTGCTGAACAAGTCGGACCTGCTGTCCCCGGAGGGCCCAGGTCCGCGTCCTGACCTGCCCCCGCACCTGTTGCTGTCCTGTCTGACGGGAGAGGGTCTGGACGGCCTCCTGGAGGCGCTGAGGAAGGAGCTAGCTGCAGT GTGTGGGGACCCGTCCACCGGCTCCCCGCTCCTGACCCGCGCAAGGCACCAGCACCACCTCCAGGGTTGCCTGGATGCCCTCAGTCACTACAAGCCGTCAAAAGACCTGGCCCTGGCGGCAGAGGCGCTGCGGGTGGCCCGGGGTCACCTGACCCGGCTCACAGGTGGAGGGGGTACCGAGGAGATCCTGGACATCATCTTCCGGGACTTCTGCGTGGGCAAGTGA
- the GTPBP3 gene encoding tRNA modification GTPase GTPBP3, mitochondrial isoform X1, whose translation MVHSPTCPHPRFLLVPASEPQFPHLQTPDPGDPVWNVRWALCTRRSSGAAAPGSGATIFALSSGQGRCGIAVIRTSGPSSGHALRILTAAGDLPPARHASLRLLSDPRSGEPLDRALVLWFPGPRSFTGEDCVEFHVHGGPAVVSGVLQALGSVPGLRPAEAGEFTRRAFANGKLNLTEVEGLADLIHAETEAQRRQALRQLDGELGHLCRGWAETLTKALAHVEAYIDFGEDDNLEEGVLEQADIEVRALEVALGAHLRDARRGQRLRSGAHVVVTGPPNAGKSSLVNLLSRKPVSIVSPEPGTTRDVLETPVDLAGFPVLLSDTAGLREGVGPVEQEGVRRARERLEQADLILAMLDASDLASPSSCNFLATVVASVGARSPSDSSQRLLLVLNKSDLLSPEGPGPRPDLPPHLLLSCLTGEGLDGLLEALRKELAAVCGDPSTGSPLLTRARHQHHLQGCLDALSHYKPSKDLALAAEALRVARGHLTRLTGGGGTEEILDIIFRDFCVGK comes from the exons ACTGTGCACGCGCCGGAGCAGCGGCGCAGCAGCCCCCGGCTCCGGCGCCACCATCTTCGCGCTAAGCTCTGGCCAAGGCCGCTGCGGCATCGCGGTGATCCGGACCAGCGGCCCCTCCAGCGGCCACGCCCTCCGGATTCTCACGGCAGCCGGAGACCTGCCCCCTGCTCGCCACGCCAGCCTGCGCCTCCTCAGCGACCCCCGCTCCGGGGAGCCTCTGGACCGCGCACTGGTCCTCTGGTTCCCAG GTCCCCGGAGTTTCACCGGTGAGGACTGCGTGGAGTTCCACGTGCACGGAGGCCCGGCAGTGGTGAGCGGCGTCCTGCAGGCCTTGG GCAGCGTGCCAGGGCTTCGACCTGCGGAGGCAGGCGAGTTCACCAGGCGGGCGTTTGCCAATGGGAAGCTGAACCTGACCGAAGTGGAGGGGCTGGCGGACCTTATCCACGCAGAAACAGAGGCACAGCGGCGGCAGGCCCTCAGGCAGCTGGACGGGGAGCTGGGCCACCTCTGCCGTGGCTGGGCCGAGACCCTCACCAAA GCTTTGGCCCACGTGGAGGCCTATATCGATTTTGGCGAGGATGACAACCTGGAGGAGGGGGTCCTGGAGCAAG CGGACATCGAAGTACGGGCACTGGAGGTGGCCCTGGGTGCACATCTACGAGATGCCAGGCGCGGGCAGAGACTTCGCTCAGGGGCACACGTAGTGGTCACTGGACCCCCCAATGCCGGCAAGAGCAGCCTAGTGAACCTGCTCA GTCGGAAACCTGTGTCCATCGTGTCCCCCGAGCCAGGGACCACCCGTGACGTCCTGGAGACCCCCGTCGACCTGGCCGGATTTCCTGTGCTGCTGAGCGACACGGCTGGGTTGCGGGAGGGCGTGGGGCCGGTGGAGCAGGAGGGCGTTCGGCGCGCCCGGGAGAG gctggagcaggcGGACCTCATTCTGGCCATGCTGGACGCCTCTGACCTGGCCTCTCCCTCCAGTTGCAACTTCCTGGCCACCGTCGTAGCCTCTGTGGGAGCCCGGAGCCCCAGTGACAGCAGCCAGCGCCTCCTCCTGGTGCTGAACAAGTCGGACCTGCTGTCCCCGGAGGGCCCAGGTCCGCGTCCTGACCTGCCCCCGCACCTGTTGCTGTCCTGTCTGACGGGAGAGGGTCTGGACGGCCTCCTGGAGGCGCTGAGGAAGGAGCTAGCTGCAGT GTGTGGGGACCCGTCCACCGGCTCCCCGCTCCTGACCCGCGCAAGGCACCAGCACCACCTCCAGGGTTGCCTGGATGCCCTCAGTCACTACAAGCCGTCAAAAGACCTGGCCCTGGCGGCAGAGGCGCTGCGGGTGGCCCGGGGTCACCTGACCCGGCTCACAGGTGGAGGGGGTACCGAGGAGATCCTGGACATCATCTTCCGGGACTTCTGCGTGGGCAAGTGA